A single window of Chloracidobacterium thermophilum B DNA harbors:
- the tldD gene encoding metalloprotease TldD, whose protein sequence is MTTDAIAFFLDRYGLTTGDLDALLGEALAAGGDYADLYFEYCRTNALTLEERLIKTANRSVAQGVGVRVIAGEKTGYAYTDDISPASIRQAARTAACIAQAAQSVGPVAVTPQAKVHDLYPQTETGDDPPIERKIELLKDIDERCYAADRRIQKVQASLTDEWKVVMVATSEGVLAGDIQPLARVGVVCIADQDGELRAGRAGGGGRRGFGMFTEGELAPEALAREAVRLAVLQFDAVEAPAGPMEVVLGHGWPGILLHEAIGHGLEADFNRKKTSAFSDLLGQRVASDACTIVDDGTLPGRRGSLNMDDEGHPTSCTVLIEKGILRGYINDYLNARLLGVPRTGNGRRESYRHIPMPRMTNTYMLAGTETPEDIIRSVKRGLYAVQFGGGQVDITSGKFVFSASEAYLIEDGRITAPVKDATLIGHGPDALTKVTAVGCDMELDLGVGTCGKDGQSVPVGVGLPTIKISEMTVGGTQR, encoded by the coding sequence ATGACCACGGATGCCATTGCCTTCTTTCTTGACCGCTATGGGCTGACCACCGGCGACCTCGACGCCCTGCTCGGCGAAGCTCTGGCGGCCGGCGGCGACTATGCCGACCTGTATTTCGAGTATTGCCGCACCAACGCCCTCACCTTGGAGGAACGCCTCATCAAGACGGCCAACCGGTCGGTGGCCCAGGGAGTCGGCGTGCGCGTCATTGCCGGAGAAAAGACCGGCTATGCCTACACCGACGATATTTCACCGGCCAGTATCCGGCAGGCAGCGCGCACGGCAGCCTGCATTGCCCAGGCAGCCCAATCCGTTGGCCCCGTGGCCGTGACGCCACAGGCCAAGGTGCATGACCTGTATCCCCAGACGGAAACCGGCGATGATCCCCCGATAGAACGCAAAATCGAGCTGCTCAAAGACATAGACGAACGGTGCTATGCCGCCGACCGGCGCATCCAGAAGGTACAGGCCAGCCTGACCGACGAATGGAAAGTCGTCATGGTGGCCACCAGCGAGGGCGTTCTGGCCGGCGACATCCAGCCACTGGCGCGGGTTGGCGTCGTGTGCATTGCCGACCAGGATGGCGAACTCCGGGCCGGACGGGCCGGCGGCGGCGGACGGCGCGGCTTCGGGATGTTCACCGAGGGGGAACTGGCCCCGGAAGCGCTCGCGCGTGAGGCCGTCCGGCTCGCGGTGTTGCAGTTCGACGCCGTGGAAGCACCGGCTGGACCCATGGAAGTCGTCCTGGGGCATGGCTGGCCCGGCATCCTGCTCCACGAAGCCATCGGGCACGGACTGGAAGCCGATTTCAACCGCAAGAAAACCTCCGCCTTTTCCGACCTGCTCGGACAGCGGGTGGCCAGTGACGCCTGTACCATTGTGGATGACGGAACACTCCCCGGCCGGCGCGGCTCACTCAACATGGACGACGAAGGCCACCCCACTTCCTGCACCGTCCTCATCGAAAAGGGCATCCTGCGCGGCTACATCAACGATTACCTGAACGCCCGGCTGCTCGGCGTGCCGCGCACCGGCAATGGGCGGCGGGAAAGCTACCGGCACATCCCTATGCCACGGATGACAAATACCTACATGCTGGCCGGAACGGAAACGCCCGAAGACATCATCCGCAGCGTCAAGCGCGGACTCTACGCCGTACAGTTTGGCGGCGGCCAGGTGGACATTACCAGCGGCAAGTTCGTTTTCTCGGCCAGTGAAGCGTACCTCATCGAGGATGGCCGCATCACAGCGCCGGTTAAGGATGCCACGCTCATCGGGCACGGGCCCGATGCCCTGACGAAAGTCACCGCCGTTGGCTGTGACATGGAACTCGATCTCGGCGTCGGCACCTGTGGTAAGGACGGGCAAAGCGTGCCAGTCGGCGTTGGTCTGCCAACTATCAAAATTTCGGAGATGACTGTCGGCGGTACACAGCGGTAA
- a CDS encoding D-alanyl-D-alanine carboxypeptidase — protein sequence MKHLVRMSLALWSACCLLTLPLMAQQRPRVVTNDDLRRSVAVRVDSGNNHPSGPAAPLDEVQPPPVPLTLPDLVTARLLSYSRSVQPHGIYFEALDGTPVLSLNEGLMYNPASVTKVMTSMAALEALGVNYRYPTRISYTGAIDWSTGTLMGDLVFSGEQDPSFVTESLFLIGEKLYEMGIRNVQGNLRIGSGMLLNLRSQPAVIGSEILTTLDRSRWTPKTEAVWNAVRGVRAFSQMPVYHGITISPGNALADDHTTPRYPLLEYRSSPLLKILKSINAYSHNEMTHVVGARVGGAAGVRQYLIEKVKLPPQEVYLQTTSGLGQNAITPRATVKLMRYAVNWLEKRNISLGELLPIAGIDNGTLQRRFTSPDLIGTVIGKTGTLSSTSALAGILYTQKRGLLFFAILERGSPHSLRPLQEEIISMVAADSGGALPLALGSEMSPSLCEDAEVMERVTARTAGTSR from the coding sequence ATGAAGCACCTGGTTCGGATGTCGCTCGCTCTGTGGAGCGCCTGCTGTTTGTTGACTCTCCCCCTCATGGCGCAACAGCGCCCGCGCGTTGTCACGAACGATGACCTGCGCCGGTCGGTAGCTGTGCGGGTGGATTCGGGTAATAACCACCCCAGCGGGCCAGCCGCTCCCCTTGATGAAGTCCAACCACCACCAGTTCCACTCACCCTGCCTGACCTGGTTACGGCCCGCCTGCTGAGCTATTCCCGTTCGGTACAACCGCACGGCATCTACTTCGAGGCGTTGGACGGTACACCGGTTCTGAGCCTGAACGAAGGGTTGATGTACAACCCGGCGTCGGTCACGAAGGTCATGACCTCAATGGCGGCGCTTGAAGCCTTGGGGGTCAACTACCGCTATCCGACCCGCATCAGCTACACCGGCGCGATAGACTGGTCCACCGGGACGCTCATGGGCGATCTGGTGTTCAGCGGTGAACAGGACCCATCCTTTGTGACGGAAAGCCTGTTTCTCATCGGCGAGAAGCTCTACGAGATGGGCATTCGCAACGTCCAGGGCAACCTTCGGATCGGGTCCGGCATGCTGCTCAATCTGCGCTCACAGCCGGCGGTTATTGGGAGCGAAATTCTCACCACCCTTGACCGGAGCCGCTGGACGCCCAAAACCGAAGCCGTCTGGAACGCGGTGCGCGGCGTCAGGGCCTTCAGCCAGATGCCGGTCTATCACGGCATCACCATTTCGCCCGGCAACGCTCTTGCTGATGACCACACGACGCCCCGTTACCCCTTGCTGGAGTATCGCTCGTCACCGCTTCTGAAGATTCTCAAGTCCATCAACGCTTACAGTCACAATGAAATGACCCATGTTGTCGGCGCGCGCGTCGGCGGTGCGGCCGGCGTGCGGCAGTACCTCATCGAAAAGGTCAAGCTGCCTCCCCAGGAAGTTTATCTGCAAACGACCTCCGGCCTTGGGCAGAACGCCATTACGCCCCGCGCGACGGTCAAACTCATGCGCTATGCCGTCAACTGGCTCGAAAAACGGAACATCTCCCTGGGCGAACTGCTCCCGATAGCCGGGATTGACAACGGCACGCTGCAACGTCGCTTCACCAGCCCAGACCTGATAGGCACCGTCATCGGCAAAACCGGGACCCTGTCTTCCACAAGTGCGCTGGCCGGCATTCTGTACACCCAGAAGCGGGGGCTTCTGTTCTTTGCCATTCTGGAGCGCGGCTCTCCCCACAGCCTGCGGCCGCTTCAGGAAGAGATCATCTCGATGGTAGCCGCCGACAGCGGCGGCGCACTGCCACTGGCCCTGGGGTCGGAGATGTCTCCCTCGCTCTGTGAGGACGCAGAAGTGATGGAGCGCGTGACGGCGCGCACGGCCGGCACCAGCCGGTAA
- a CDS encoding trans-sulfuration enzyme family protein, which yields MTNHDSRHIETLAVHAGRTPDPATGAVMPPIHLATNYERDATGACPRGFEYTREGNPNRQALETSLARLEGGAAAACFASGNAAAAAIFQALTPAQHVVIAQDTYYGTAVLLKDIFAAWALEATFVDATDPEAIAAAMRPQTALVWVETPSNPLLSIVDIARAAAIAHAHGARLVVENTLGTPVLQQPFEFGADLVVHSTTKFLGGHSDVLGGVVVTNVVDEFFQRLRRIQVIGGAVPSPFDCWLLQRSLKTLPCRVRAQSETAIKVARFLATHKRVERVLYPGLPEHPGYLTAKRQMSGFGGVLSFTLKEGAAAAKALPSRTRIFTHATSIGGVESLIEHRASAEGPDTRAPQNLVRLSIGLEHPDDLIADLAQALGEVPQPEPKPVFPGGRLLRTPGMPQSG from the coding sequence ATGACCAATCACGACTCCCGCCACATCGAAACTCTGGCTGTTCACGCCGGGCGGACGCCGGACCCGGCAACCGGGGCCGTCATGCCGCCGATTCATCTGGCCACCAACTACGAGCGCGATGCCACCGGAGCCTGCCCCCGTGGGTTTGAGTACACCCGTGAAGGCAACCCCAACCGGCAGGCGCTGGAAACCAGTCTGGCGCGGCTGGAGGGCGGTGCGGCTGCCGCCTGCTTTGCTTCGGGGAACGCGGCGGCCGCGGCCATCTTTCAGGCGCTGACGCCAGCGCAGCACGTCGTCATCGCACAGGATACCTACTACGGTACGGCCGTTTTGCTCAAAGACATCTTTGCTGCCTGGGCGCTGGAAGCCACCTTCGTGGATGCGACCGACCCGGAAGCCATTGCCGCCGCCATGCGCCCGCAGACGGCGCTGGTCTGGGTTGAGACGCCCTCCAATCCGCTGCTGTCCATCGTGGACATTGCCCGCGCAGCGGCTATTGCCCACGCGCATGGCGCGCGTCTGGTGGTTGAAAACACCCTGGGAACGCCCGTCCTTCAGCAGCCGTTCGAGTTTGGCGCGGATTTGGTTGTTCACTCGACGACGAAGTTCCTGGGTGGACACAGTGATGTGCTCGGCGGGGTGGTGGTGACGAACGTTGTGGACGAGTTCTTTCAGCGGCTCCGGCGCATCCAGGTCATTGGCGGCGCGGTGCCATCACCCTTTGACTGTTGGCTGTTGCAGCGGAGTCTGAAAACCCTTCCCTGCCGGGTTCGGGCGCAGTCCGAAACGGCGATCAAGGTGGCGCGCTTTCTGGCGACGCACAAGCGCGTTGAACGGGTGCTGTATCCGGGATTGCCGGAGCATCCCGGCTACCTGACGGCCAAACGGCAGATGAGTGGCTTTGGCGGTGTGCTGTCGTTCACGCTCAAGGAAGGTGCCGCTGCCGCCAAGGCGTTGCCGTCACGTACGCGCATTTTCACCCACGCCACGAGCATCGGCGGGGTGGAGAGTCTCATTGAGCATCGCGCTTCGGCGGAAGGGCCCGACACCCGCGCGCCGCAAAACCTGGTCCGTCTGTCCATCGGGCTGGAGCATCCCGACGATCTCATCGCCGACCTGGCCCAGGCACTGGGCGAAGTGCCGCAGCCCGAACCAAAGCCGGTCTTTCCGGGTGGGCGACTGCTCCGCACGCCTGGAATGCCACAGAGCGGTTGA
- a CDS encoding tetratricopeptide repeat protein: protein MQRRELWLPASLTSHWWLLGILLSVILLYVPTVNYERVFDDHLQIEENLHIRSWAYIGRAFTDHVWSGQPGYTLTNSYRPLYLVWMTANYAFFGEDPRGWHTTSLLLYLAAIGGVWWAGGLLLGKGPGRVLATVIFALHPTHVESVAWIASFPDALLMLFFTLALGLHLQAAGWHPHHGFGCTEDSSLPATWQRGWPWGLTSGRNWLSAGALAAALLTKEFAVFWWPMVFLLHLTQRPGSWRMRFSAALHALWPQTFALAGYFVARRLALPGVFEGTPYLPWLTVALTAPLVLWTYVQLLVWPVGLRLEYELTYVTSPTDRLFWLPLMGLLGVGIGAAWALRRAPLALTLLAWIGLPLLPTLNLRHFRPQEFLHDRYLFLPTLGFALLLGWCFMVWLERLTSPQARALASLLPMSGVLIGYGWLTAQYVPYWQNDLVLYRRILHFHPNNVFALGNLSDALRARGRLDEAIACLERAYALAPHEDRLARALGNAYCQARQFERAIAVLEPWLKGDETTLNQSLACYDYGYALLATGRPREARPYLERAATLAPDDAQIWFTLAEARRALHLCPEAAAAYAAARQLAPDRADIAQRQADLAQDCP, encoded by the coding sequence ATGCAGCGGCGCGAATTGTGGCTTCCGGCATCCCTGACCAGCCACTGGTGGCTGCTGGGGATACTGCTGTCGGTCATTCTGCTGTATGTCCCGACGGTCAACTATGAACGGGTTTTTGACGACCACCTGCAAATCGAGGAAAACCTCCACATCCGCTCCTGGGCCTACATTGGCCGCGCCTTCACCGACCACGTCTGGAGCGGGCAGCCCGGCTATACGCTCACGAACTCATACCGGCCGCTGTACCTGGTCTGGATGACGGCCAACTATGCATTTTTCGGCGAAGACCCACGGGGCTGGCATACAACTTCCCTGCTGTTGTACCTGGCGGCCATCGGCGGAGTCTGGTGGGCAGGTGGGCTTCTTCTGGGCAAGGGGCCCGGACGTGTCCTGGCGACGGTCATCTTTGCCCTGCACCCGACGCATGTGGAATCTGTGGCCTGGATTGCTTCCTTTCCCGATGCCCTGCTGATGCTGTTTTTCACCTTGGCGCTCGGCCTTCATCTTCAGGCCGCGGGCTGGCATCCGCACCATGGATTTGGCTGCACCGAAGACTCATCGCTTCCAGCCACGTGGCAGCGGGGCTGGCCTTGGGGACTGACCAGCGGGCGCAACTGGCTGTCCGCCGGCGCGCTGGCCGCCGCCCTGCTCACCAAGGAATTTGCCGTGTTCTGGTGGCCGATGGTCTTCCTGCTGCATCTGACCCAGCGGCCTGGAAGCTGGCGGATGCGCTTCAGCGCGGCACTGCACGCCCTCTGGCCGCAGACGTTCGCCCTTGCCGGATACTTTGTTGCACGCCGGTTGGCGCTGCCCGGTGTGTTTGAAGGGACGCCCTACCTTCCGTGGCTGACAGTGGCCCTGACGGCCCCGCTCGTGCTGTGGACGTACGTACAGTTGCTCGTGTGGCCCGTCGGCTTGCGCCTTGAATACGAACTTACGTACGTGACCAGCCCGACCGACCGCCTGTTCTGGTTGCCGCTGATGGGCTTGCTGGGGGTGGGCATTGGCGCGGCGTGGGCGCTGCGCCGCGCTCCGCTGGCACTGACACTGCTGGCCTGGATTGGGCTGCCCCTGTTGCCGACGCTCAACCTGCGCCACTTTCGTCCGCAGGAATTTCTCCACGACCGCTATCTTTTCCTTCCGACACTGGGTTTTGCTCTGCTGCTCGGTTGGTGCTTTATGGTGTGGCTGGAGCGCCTCACCAGCCCGCAAGCCAGGGCCCTGGCAAGCCTCCTGCCCATGTCCGGTGTGCTGATAGGGTACGGTTGGCTGACGGCGCAGTACGTCCCTTATTGGCAGAATGACCTCGTGCTCTACCGCCGGATTCTTCACTTTCACCCGAATAACGTCTTTGCCTTGGGCAATCTGTCGGATGCCCTGCGCGCGCGGGGACGCCTGGATGAGGCCATTGCCTGCCTGGAACGCGCCTACGCCCTGGCTCCGCACGAAGACCGGCTGGCGCGCGCCCTGGGCAATGCCTACTGCCAGGCCAGACAGTTTGAACGCGCCATTGCCGTGCTTGAACCGTGGCTGAAGGGTGATGAAACCACTCTCAACCAGAGCCTTGCCTGCTACGACTACGGTTACGCGCTGCTGGCGACCGGCCGCCCGCGTGAAGCGCGGCCCTATCTGGAGCGCGCGGCCACGCTGGCGCCGGATGACGCCCAAATTTGGTTCACTCTGGCCGAGGCGCGGCGCGCTCTGCACCTTTGCCCGGAAGCCGCTGCTGCCTATGCTGCGGCCCGGCAACTGGCTCCCGACCGGGCGGACATCGCTCAACGGCAGGCCGACCTCGCTCAGGACTGCCCATGA
- a CDS encoding glycosyltransferase family 2 protein → MTQLMSDRLLSIVAPCFNEAEGLEAFHTALSAAVAALPYDVEIIYVDDGSTDATPQVLARLRARDARVKTLTFSRNFGHQAALLAGLDAAQGAAVITLDSDLQHPPELIPELVRAWEQGADIVYTIRRETADASFGKRLTSWLFYRLLNWGSGTPIIPGAADFRLMSRLAVDSFCAMRETHRFNRGLVSWLGFRTAAIPFDAPARFAGESKYSVTRMLRFAIHGLVSFSVWPLRMATLLGFGMATFAALYIVYALYVFFVLRWTVPGWTSTLITVLLIGGVQLISLGLVGEYVGKIYEEVKRRPLYVVRERQGFEDDVGEGVRATAPAAGKHSV, encoded by the coding sequence ATGACCCAACTTATGTCCGACCGCCTGCTTTCCATCGTCGCGCCCTGCTTCAACGAAGCCGAGGGTCTGGAAGCCTTTCATACGGCGCTCTCGGCTGCGGTGGCGGCACTGCCCTACGATGTGGAAATCATCTACGTGGACGATGGCTCAACCGATGCTACGCCACAGGTACTGGCCCGTCTGCGCGCCCGTGATGCACGGGTCAAGACGCTGACCTTTTCCCGCAACTTCGGACACCAGGCGGCCCTGTTGGCCGGACTGGATGCTGCCCAAGGTGCGGCCGTCATCACACTCGACAGCGATCTACAGCATCCGCCGGAACTCATCCCGGAACTCGTCCGGGCGTGGGAACAGGGGGCTGACATCGTGTACACCATCCGCCGCGAAACTGCTGACGCCAGCTTTGGCAAGCGCCTCACGAGTTGGCTGTTTTACCGGCTGCTCAACTGGGGATCGGGAACGCCGATCATCCCCGGTGCGGCCGACTTCCGGCTGATGAGCCGCCTGGCGGTGGACAGCTTCTGCGCCATGCGTGAAACCCACCGCTTCAACCGTGGTCTCGTAAGCTGGTTGGGGTTTCGCACGGCAGCCATTCCGTTTGACGCCCCGGCCCGTTTCGCCGGCGAAAGCAAGTATTCCGTGACCCGCATGCTGCGCTTTGCCATCCACGGGCTGGTTTCCTTTTCTGTCTGGCCGCTGCGGATGGCGACGCTGCTCGGCTTTGGCATGGCCACCTTCGCAGCACTCTACATTGTCTATGCCCTGTATGTGTTCTTTGTCCTGCGCTGGACGGTCCCTGGCTGGACCTCGACGCTCATCACCGTACTGCTTATCGGCGGCGTACAGTTGATTAGCCTGGGCCTGGTCGGCGAGTACGTCGGGAAAATCTACGAGGAAGTCAAGCGCCGTCCGCTGTATGTCGTTCGTGAGCGTCAGGGTTTTGAAGACGACGTGGGCGAAGGGGTCCGGGCAACTGCGCCGGCTGCTGGGAAGCACTCTGTGTAA
- the alaS gene encoding alanine--tRNA ligase yields MLTGHDIRHRFLDYFARHGHRIVKSSPVLPPDDTLLFTNAGMNQFKDVFTGRETRDYTRAASSQKCIRAGGKHNDLEEVGKTARHHTFFEMLGNFSFGDYFKEEAIAFAWELLLREFELPLERLWFTVYEDDDEAFALWKKVGAPADRILRFGKKENFWQMGETGPCGPCSEIHYFLGDDLADNRPEYVNGPGDTTVEIWNLVFMQFERFADGTLKPLPKPSVDTGAGLERLASVLQGKKTNYDTDLILPIIEQIAARAGKPYHYDSPDGISMRVIADHARATAFSIADGIYPGNTGRNYVLRKIMRRAIWHGRRLGIDNLFLHDITAFVVAHMATAFPELQTQAEVIARVVTTEEKLFSTTLAAGRKRLDEAFRRAEQGVVSGADAFDLYQTYGLPLDLIAYIAEQRGLRVDEAGFEAALAEERIRARESWKGGAAKAVAPAYQAALDGRPTVFRGYDHLSLPDLRVRAVIRQGELVEVLRAGETGEVVLDETPFYAESGGQVGDTGLLENEAATLRVTDTVAPVTGLIVHRVEVLRGEVRANDQVTATVDADRRRRTMLNHSATHLLHAALREVLGAHVRQAGSEVAPDKLRFDFTHYAALSADEIAEIERLVNAQIRRNAQLAKREMALDTAVAAGAIALFGEKYGDVVRVVEVPGFSMELCGGTHVTATGDIGLFKIISESSIAAGVRRIVAVTGEAAFERFQADEAILSNLTATFRLGDTSDIPAQVEKLQTSLRQAEREIEALRLKLAQQRAEAALAEVRTIGDVRVLALEAADLDKSGVRQLAEYLVGKLGPAVVVIGIRSGEKVSLAVRVADALTNRLKAGHIVRELAAIVGGGGGGRADYAEAGGKDAARLPEALQATPAIVERFLG; encoded by the coding sequence ATGTTGACCGGACATGACATCCGCCATCGCTTTCTCGACTACTTTGCCCGGCACGGCCACCGGATTGTGAAAAGTTCGCCCGTGCTGCCGCCGGATGACACCCTGCTGTTTACCAACGCCGGAATGAACCAGTTCAAGGATGTCTTCACGGGCCGCGAAACCCGCGACTACACCCGCGCGGCTTCGTCCCAGAAGTGCATCCGCGCCGGCGGCAAGCACAACGACCTGGAGGAAGTCGGCAAAACGGCCCGGCATCACACGTTTTTTGAAATGCTGGGCAATTTTTCCTTTGGCGACTACTTCAAGGAAGAAGCCATTGCCTTCGCCTGGGAACTGCTCCTGCGGGAGTTCGAGCTGCCGCTGGAGCGGCTCTGGTTCACGGTTTACGAGGACGATGACGAAGCCTTCGCGCTGTGGAAGAAGGTGGGCGCACCCGCCGACCGCATCCTGCGCTTTGGCAAAAAGGAAAACTTCTGGCAGATGGGCGAAACCGGCCCCTGCGGCCCCTGCTCGGAAATCCACTATTTTCTGGGCGATGATCTGGCTGACAACCGGCCGGAGTACGTCAACGGGCCCGGCGATACCACCGTTGAAATCTGGAATCTGGTCTTCATGCAGTTTGAGCGTTTCGCCGACGGCACGCTGAAACCGCTGCCCAAGCCCTCTGTGGACACCGGTGCCGGACTGGAACGCCTGGCCTCGGTTCTGCAGGGCAAGAAGACCAACTACGACACCGACCTCATCCTGCCGATCATCGAACAGATAGCCGCCCGCGCCGGCAAACCCTACCACTACGACAGCCCGGACGGCATTTCGATGCGGGTCATTGCTGACCACGCCCGCGCCACAGCGTTCTCCATTGCCGACGGCATTTATCCCGGCAACACCGGACGCAACTACGTGCTGCGCAAGATCATGCGCCGCGCCATCTGGCACGGGCGGCGGCTGGGGATTGACAACCTGTTCCTGCACGACATCACGGCATTCGTGGTCGCGCACATGGCCACGGCCTTTCCCGAACTCCAGACCCAGGCCGAGGTCATTGCCCGGGTCGTCACCACGGAAGAAAAGCTCTTTTCGACGACGCTGGCTGCCGGCCGCAAGCGGCTCGATGAAGCATTCCGGCGCGCCGAGCAGGGCGTGGTCTCCGGCGCGGATGCCTTCGATCTCTATCAGACCTATGGCCTGCCCCTTGACCTGATTGCCTACATTGCCGAGCAACGCGGGCTGCGGGTGGACGAAGCCGGCTTTGAAGCGGCGCTGGCGGAAGAGCGTATTCGGGCGCGTGAAAGCTGGAAAGGCGGTGCAGCAAAAGCCGTGGCCCCGGCCTACCAGGCAGCGCTCGACGGACGGCCAACCGTTTTTCGCGGATATGACCACCTTTCCCTGCCTGACCTGCGCGTACGGGCCGTTATCCGGCAGGGCGAGCTGGTCGAAGTCCTCCGGGCTGGCGAAACCGGCGAAGTCGTTCTCGATGAAACGCCGTTCTATGCCGAATCCGGCGGCCAGGTTGGCGACACGGGACTGCTCGAAAATGAAGCCGCCACGCTGCGGGTGACGGATACCGTCGCGCCAGTGACAGGTCTCATCGTGCATCGCGTGGAAGTCCTGCGCGGTGAAGTGCGCGCCAATGACCAGGTGACAGCCACCGTGGATGCTGACCGCCGCCGGCGCACGATGCTCAACCATTCCGCCACCCACCTGCTGCACGCGGCACTGCGCGAAGTGCTCGGCGCGCACGTCAGGCAGGCCGGCAGTGAAGTTGCGCCGGACAAACTGCGCTTTGACTTTACCCACTACGCGGCCCTGTCGGCTGACGAAATTGCCGAGATAGAACGGCTCGTCAATGCCCAGATTCGGCGTAATGCCCAGCTTGCCAAACGGGAAATGGCGCTTGACACGGCCGTTGCCGCCGGCGCCATTGCCCTGTTTGGTGAAAAATACGGCGATGTCGTGCGGGTCGTCGAAGTACCCGGCTTTTCGATGGAACTGTGTGGAGGCACGCACGTTACGGCCACAGGCGACATTGGGCTGTTCAAAATCATCAGTGAAAGCTCGATTGCCGCTGGCGTCCGGCGCATCGTAGCCGTGACCGGCGAGGCAGCCTTTGAGCGATTCCAGGCCGATGAGGCCATTCTCTCCAACCTCACGGCCACATTCCGCCTCGGCGACACCAGCGACATTCCGGCGCAGGTTGAGAAACTCCAGACCAGCCTGCGCCAGGCTGAGCGTGAAATCGAAGCCCTGCGGCTCAAACTTGCCCAGCAGCGCGCTGAAGCGGCGCTGGCCGAAGTGCGGACAATAGGCGACGTGCGCGTGCTGGCACTCGAAGCGGCCGATCTGGACAAATCCGGTGTCCGTCAGTTGGCGGAATACCTCGTGGGTAAGCTGGGGCCGGCCGTGGTCGTCATTGGCATTCGCAGCGGGGAAAAGGTTTCGCTCGCCGTACGGGTGGCTGATGCGCTCACCAACCGCCTCAAGGCTGGTCACATCGTGCGTGAACTGGCGGCCATTGTCGGCGGCGGCGGCGGCGGTCGCGCTGACTACGCCGAAGCCGGCGGAAAAGACGCCGCCAGGCTTCCTGAAGCCCTCCAGGCAACGCCGGCCATTGTCGAACGTTTCCTTGGCTGA
- the trxA gene encoding thioredoxin translates to MGGNVIEITDSNFEREVLQSDRPVLVDFWAAWCAPCRMLAPTVEALANDYAGRVRVGKLNVDENNQTSARFGIRGIPTLIVFKNGQEQERLTGAHPKDTIARMLEKHL, encoded by the coding sequence ATGGGCGGTAACGTCATTGAAATCACGGACAGCAACTTCGAGCGCGAAGTGTTGCAGTCTGATCGTCCGGTGCTTGTGGATTTTTGGGCGGCCTGGTGTGCACCCTGCCGGATGCTGGCCCCAACGGTTGAAGCCCTCGCCAACGACTACGCCGGACGGGTGCGGGTGGGGAAACTCAACGTGGATGAAAACAACCAGACCTCAGCCCGCTTTGGCATTCGCGGCATTCCGACACTAATCGTGTTCAAGAACGGGCAGGAACAGGAACGGCTCACCGGCGCGCATCCAAAGGATACCATCGCCCGCATGCTCGAAAAGCACCTGTGA